From Cellulomonas oligotrophica, a single genomic window includes:
- a CDS encoding NAD-dependent epimerase/dehydratase family protein produces MSGDPASDVPGAPTAVVGASGQVGSLVLDELARGGLPAVAVGRSAPPAVPPGTTVRTLPRYDRAALRTALTGCGAVVATLGLPYAARTWTAGWAPLVDAVAGACADLGLPLTLLDNVYVYGAAAGALTETTPLAPCSRKGAARLAGWRVLERHADAGLDVVVCRAADFLGPGATTTVLPWDAVVAATRAARPALPWLGDPDAVHTFAATPEVAAALVRVAHEPALRAGRVLHLPVVEPVTGRTLAAALGRARGDGRTVPLRPLRAPVVRVAALVSRAAREQVEMMYQVERDQLVGDDRIRSLGWAAPRLTADDVAALAAGAAPRPGTAVPRHAADRHA; encoded by the coding sequence GTGAGCGGGGACCCGGCCAGCGACGTGCCCGGGGCGCCGACCGCGGTGGTCGGCGCGTCCGGGCAGGTCGGGTCGCTCGTGCTGGACGAGCTGGCCCGGGGCGGGCTCCCCGCCGTCGCCGTGGGGCGCTCGGCGCCCCCGGCGGTGCCACCCGGCACCACGGTGCGCACCCTCCCCCGGTACGACCGGGCCGCGCTGCGCACCGCGCTCACCGGCTGCGGCGCCGTCGTCGCCACCCTCGGCCTGCCGTACGCGGCGCGCACCTGGACGGCCGGCTGGGCGCCGCTCGTCGACGCGGTCGCGGGCGCGTGCGCCGACCTCGGGCTGCCGCTGACGCTCCTCGACAACGTCTACGTGTACGGCGCCGCTGCCGGGGCGCTCACGGAGACGACCCCGCTCGCCCCGTGCAGCCGCAAGGGTGCCGCCCGGCTCGCCGGGTGGCGGGTGCTCGAGCGGCACGCCGACGCGGGCCTCGACGTGGTGGTGTGCCGGGCCGCGGACTTCCTCGGCCCGGGCGCCACCACGACCGTCCTGCCCTGGGACGCCGTCGTGGCGGCTACGCGGGCCGCCCGGCCTGCGCTGCCGTGGCTGGGCGACCCCGACGCGGTGCACACGTTCGCCGCGACGCCCGAGGTCGCCGCGGCGCTCGTCCGGGTCGCGCACGAGCCGGCCCTGCGGGCGGGGCGCGTGCTGCACCTGCCGGTGGTCGAGCCCGTCACCGGGCGGACGCTGGCCGCCGCGCTGGGCCGGGCGCGCGGTGACGGGCGCACCGTGCCCCTGCGGCCCCTGCGGGCCCCGGTCGTGCGGGTCGCGGCGCTGGTGAGCCGGGCCGCGCGGGAGCAGGTGGAGATGATGTACCAGGTGGAGCGCGACCAGCTCGTCGGTGACGACCGGATCCGCTCGCTGGGTTGGGCGGCGCCCCGGCTGACGGCCGACGACGTCGCGGCCCTCGCCGCCGGGGCAGCACCGCGCCCGGGCACGGCGGTGCCGCGGCACGCGGCGGACCGGCACGCGTGA
- a CDS encoding aminotransferase class I/II-fold pyridoxal phosphate-dependent enzyme codes for MADVVPVVLSGDDDADVRTRAGRLLDAVTRPDPALPGHRGDSPAWDVADVAARCGLVPLRPHRAVVLAADRAALAAGLAAVRDGTVPAGATLAARGVATHHADRPARVLLLYPGQGSQRTGEHAGLARLLPSYAAHVRRLEDLLADRPGTPPLRPYLSDAWTGRAADPTGVDDTAVAQPLLTVTALATTAALAEIGVRPAVVLGHSVGELGALHAAGILDEGTVLEIVRHRVACMRTGAPDTGMLAVRAGAADVAGIVAAHPGVHVACDNGPRQVVLGGPLTTLVALAADLEAAGTASTPLATAGAFHTPHYAAADAAMRTRLAATPRPPAPARGDVTCVSSVSGDVVDDVEDALALLGRQIAGPVRFREAASTAAGLGPDVVVQVSGGTSLLRTFTETHHATHPGKTVRTVGLGGPDDSTGGTLAALAELVLTVPDARPHLVLGRLGTASRFPPTEGRETVVLHGTPTIPTTNPTTTTTADAPTTASPAGVPGTTELLALFGAQVAVLAQALARPHGDPATDAPASPAPGDVPVPVGTTGPVPAAPPAPGVPTARRTSTVTTAPTDDPAPARAAVAAAVRASIAQVGGYAADDLPGGALLGPDLGLDSLMMTNVAATLTRRFPAWRPAADDMRTLRTVDDVVAAVVAATGTGSATTAAATAPAAPAVPPTSPAAPVPAAASVPGPATPVIDVPETASPSPEPARLADLDEVRATVARLDDAVRGPGLPYYLPHDGRVGATTSVGGQELLSFSSYNYLGLAGHPRVVAAAQEAVERYGTSVSAARILSGNRPVHTALEEAIAGLLGTQDAVVLVGGHATNAGIVPHLYGPDDLVVHDALVHDSLQQGIAASGATRHAVPHGRADLVEEALRARRHRFRRVLVVTEGVFSMDGDLPDLPALVTAARRHGAHLMVDEAHSVGVLGTHGGGICEELGVDPGDVDLLMGTLSKSLSSCGGYLAGHRSLVQHLRYTLSALVFSAGLTPANTAASLAAIQVMRDEPERLARLRGNAEHFLAGARARGMDVGPAVGVPVVPVIVGESQAAVAVARGLAAHGVSANPIVFPAVPDDQSRLRFFLTSEHTHDQLDRALDVTARCLREAGVPLATAPVETAPVETALVETEPVEDALAAGVPA; via the coding sequence GTGGCTGACGTCGTCCCCGTGGTCCTGTCCGGCGACGACGACGCCGACGTGCGCACCCGCGCGGGCCGGCTGCTCGACGCCGTGACCCGCCCCGACCCGGCCCTGCCCGGCCACCGCGGCGACTCCCCGGCGTGGGACGTCGCCGACGTCGCCGCCCGCTGCGGCCTCGTCCCGCTGCGCCCGCACCGGGCGGTCGTCCTCGCCGCCGACCGTGCGGCGCTCGCCGCCGGGCTGGCCGCCGTGCGCGACGGCACCGTCCCCGCCGGAGCGACGCTCGCCGCACGCGGGGTCGCGACGCACCACGCCGACCGCCCCGCCCGGGTCCTGCTGCTCTACCCCGGGCAGGGCAGCCAGCGCACCGGCGAGCACGCGGGGCTCGCCCGGCTCCTGCCGTCGTACGCCGCGCACGTGCGACGCCTGGAGGACCTGCTCGCCGACCGGCCCGGCACGCCGCCCCTGCGGCCGTACCTGTCCGACGCCTGGACGGGCCGCGCGGCCGACCCGACGGGCGTCGACGACACCGCCGTCGCCCAGCCGCTCCTCACCGTGACGGCCCTGGCCACGACGGCGGCGCTCGCCGAGATCGGCGTGCGCCCGGCCGTGGTGCTCGGGCACTCCGTGGGCGAGCTCGGCGCCCTGCACGCCGCCGGGATCCTCGACGAGGGCACCGTGCTGGAGATCGTGCGGCACCGCGTCGCGTGCATGCGCACCGGCGCCCCCGACACCGGCATGCTCGCCGTGCGCGCCGGCGCCGCGGACGTCGCCGGGATCGTGGCCGCCCACCCGGGCGTGCACGTGGCCTGCGACAACGGCCCGCGGCAGGTCGTGCTCGGCGGACCGCTCACGACGCTCGTCGCGCTCGCCGCCGACCTCGAGGCCGCCGGCACCGCGTCCACGCCGCTGGCGACCGCCGGGGCGTTCCACACCCCGCACTACGCCGCCGCGGACGCCGCGATGCGCACCCGGCTCGCCGCCACCCCCCGCCCCCCGGCGCCGGCCCGCGGCGACGTCACGTGCGTGTCGTCGGTGTCCGGGGACGTCGTCGACGACGTCGAGGACGCCCTGGCACTGCTCGGTCGGCAGATCGCCGGCCCGGTGCGCTTCCGGGAGGCGGCCTCGACCGCGGCCGGCCTCGGCCCCGACGTGGTCGTCCAGGTCAGCGGGGGCACCTCGCTGCTGCGGACGTTCACCGAGACCCACCACGCCACGCACCCGGGGAAGACGGTCCGCACCGTCGGCCTCGGGGGTCCGGACGACTCCACGGGCGGCACGCTGGCCGCCCTCGCCGAGCTCGTCCTCACCGTCCCCGACGCGCGCCCGCACCTGGTGCTCGGCCGCCTCGGGACCGCCAGCAGGTTCCCACCGACCGAAGGACGGGAGACCGTCGTGCTGCACGGAACGCCCACCATCCCCACCACGAACCCCACGACCACCACGACCGCCGACGCGCCGACGACCGCGTCCCCGGCCGGGGTCCCCGGCACCACCGAGCTGCTCGCGCTGTTCGGCGCGCAGGTCGCCGTGCTGGCGCAGGCCCTCGCCCGCCCCCACGGCGACCCCGCGACGGACGCACCGGCCTCCCCGGCCCCGGGCGACGTCCCGGTGCCCGTGGGCACGACCGGACCCGTGCCCGCGGCACCGCCCGCACCGGGCGTGCCCACCGCCCGACGCACCTCCACCGTCACCACCGCCCCGACCGACGACCCGGCGCCGGCCCGCGCCGCCGTCGCGGCCGCCGTGCGCGCGAGCATCGCGCAGGTCGGCGGGTACGCCGCCGACGACCTGCCCGGCGGTGCGCTGCTCGGCCCCGACCTCGGGCTGGACTCCCTGATGATGACGAACGTCGCCGCGACCCTGACGCGACGTTTCCCGGCCTGGCGCCCCGCCGCCGACGACATGCGCACGCTGCGCACCGTCGACGACGTCGTCGCCGCGGTCGTCGCGGCGACCGGGACCGGCTCGGCCACGACCGCCGCCGCCACGGCACCCGCCGCACCGGCCGTGCCGCCGACGTCCCCGGCAGCACCGGTGCCTGCCGCAGCGTCGGTGCCGGGCCCCGCGACCCCGGTCATCGACGTCCCGGAGACGGCGTCCCCCTCCCCCGAGCCCGCGCGCCTCGCCGACCTCGACGAGGTGCGGGCCACGGTCGCCCGGCTCGACGACGCCGTCCGCGGCCCCGGCCTGCCCTACTACCTGCCGCACGACGGCCGGGTGGGGGCGACGACGAGCGTAGGCGGGCAGGAGCTGCTCTCGTTCAGCTCGTACAACTACCTCGGCCTGGCCGGGCACCCGCGGGTGGTCGCCGCCGCGCAGGAGGCCGTGGAGCGGTACGGCACCTCGGTGTCCGCGGCTCGGATCCTGTCCGGCAACCGGCCCGTGCACACCGCGCTGGAGGAGGCGATCGCCGGGCTGCTCGGCACGCAGGACGCCGTCGTGCTCGTCGGCGGCCACGCCACGAACGCCGGGATCGTGCCGCACCTGTACGGGCCCGACGACCTCGTGGTCCACGACGCGCTCGTGCACGACTCGCTGCAGCAGGGCATCGCGGCGTCCGGGGCCACCCGGCACGCCGTCCCGCACGGGCGCGCCGACCTCGTCGAGGAGGCGCTGCGGGCCCGGCGCCACCGGTTCCGGCGCGTGCTCGTCGTCACCGAGGGCGTGTTCAGCATGGACGGCGACCTGCCCGACCTGCCCGCGCTCGTCACGGCCGCCCGCCGGCACGGCGCGCACCTCATGGTCGACGAGGCGCACAGCGTCGGCGTGCTCGGCACGCACGGCGGCGGCATCTGCGAGGAGCTCGGCGTGGACCCCGGGGACGTCGACCTGCTCATGGGGACGCTGTCCAAGAGCCTGTCGTCCTGCGGCGGGTACCTCGCCGGGCACCGGTCCCTCGTGCAGCACCTGCGGTACACGCTCTCGGCGCTCGTGTTCAGCGCCGGGCTGACCCCGGCGAACACCGCCGCCTCGCTCGCCGCGATCCAGGTGATGCGCGACGAGCCCGAGCGCCTGGCCCGGCTGCGCGGCAACGCGGAGCACTTCCTCGCCGGCGCGCGCGCCCGCGGCATGGACGTCGGACCGGCCGTCGGCGTGCCCGTGGTGCCGGTCATCGTCGGGGAGTCGCAGGCCGCCGTCGCGGTGGCCCGCGGGCTGGCCGCGCACGGCGTCAGCGCCAACCCCATCGTGTTCCCCGCGGTGCCGGACGACCAGTCCCGGCTGCGGTTCTTCCTCACCAGCGAGCACACCCACGACCAGCTCGACCGGGCGCTCGACGTGACCGCCCGGTGCCTGCGGGAGGCGGGCGTGCCGCTCGCGACGGCGCCCGTCGAGACCGCGCCCGTCGAGACCGCGCTTGTCGAGACCGAGCCCGTCGAGGACGCGCTGGCCGCCGGGGTGCCGGCATGA